CATGCTGATATGGCCGATGTTCGCGATCGGGGAAATGATCAACATCATGCAGCGGGGCAACGCGTCGCTGGATCGGGTGAACGCGACGCTTGCCGTCAAGCCGGATGTGCCGGACCCGGAACAAGCGGCGCGGCCCGCGTCGCCGGGGCGGATCGAGTTCAAGGACGTGACGTTCCGTTATCCGTCCTCGAACGTCCTCAATCTGCAGGGCGTCACGCTGTCGATTCAGCCGGGCTGGACGCTCGGCATCGTCGGCCGCACCGGCAGCGGCAAGACGACGCTGATCCGGCAGCTGCTGCGGGAATACCCGCCGGGCCAAGGCACGATCGAGATCGGCGGCGTGCCGATCGAGCGCATTGACATGGATGTGCTGAAATCGTGGTACGGCTATGTGCCGCAGGAGCAGTTTCTGTTCTCGCGCACGGTCAAGAAAAATATTTTGTTCGGGCGGGCCGATGCGGAAGAGGCGGACCTGGAACGCGCGATTACCGCTTCGGCCTTCCGCAAGGACCTGAGGTTTTTGCCGGACGGCTTGTCGACGCTCGTCGGCGAGAAAGGCGTCGCGCTGTCCGGCGGCCAGAAGCAGCGGGTATCGATCGCGCGCGCGTTCATCGCCGATCCGGAGATTCTGATGCTGGACGACGCGATGTCGGCGGTCGACGCCCGGACCGAGGCGGAAATCATTGCGAATGTTCGTGCCGAGCGAGCCGGCAAAACGACGCTGATCGCCACGCACCGGCTGTCCGGCGTCCAGCACGCCGATTGGATCGTCGTGCTGGACGAAGGCCGGATTGCCGAGGAAGGCACGCACGAAACGCTCATGAAGCGGGGCGGCTGGTATAAAGAGCAGTTCGACCGCCAGCAATTGGAAGAAGGGGCGCAGCTGAAAGGAGCGAATAGCAAATGAGCATGGAAACGCCGGAACTCGAGGCGCTCGATCTGGACATCGACCAGGCGGCAGGCAGCAAGGGCGAGACGGTCAGGCGGCTGCTCCGGTACGCGGGGAGCGTCAAGCTGCCGCTGCTGCTGGCGCTCCTCATGCTGGCGATTGCCGTCGGCACGGAGCTGGCAGGGCCGCTCGTCGCCAAACGGCTGATCGACGTCCACATCACGGGCATCGAGCAGCCGTGGTATGAAACCGCGGATCGCGGACCGTATTCGGCCGCCTACGACGGGCGCTTCTTTAAAAGGGCGGACCACTTCCGAAGCGGCGAAGCGCGCGGCGCGGAGGTCCGTATTTTGCAGGTAGGCCGCGGCTATTATTTCATCCCGTCGGCCATCGCGTTCGACGGCAGCCGGACCGCGGAGGCGAACGGCACGGTCCGGATTGCGCAGGGCAACCGGAGCGAATCGTACCGGGCGCAGCAGCTGGCAACGGCGGAGCTGTTCCGCTTCTTCCGGCCGGAGCTGGACGGCCTGCTGCGGCTGGTCTGGTTTTACTTCGGCCTGCTGGTGCTGTCGGCCGCGTTCTCGTACGGCCAGCGGTACTTCCTGCAGGCGTCGGCCAACCGGGTCATCCGCAATATGCGCCGGGACGTGTTCCGACATATCAACCGGCTGCCGGTCCGCTACTTCGATAACCTGCCCGCGGGCAAAGTCGTTTCGCGCATCACGAACGACACGGAGGCGATCCGCGAGCTGTATGTGACGGTGCTGGCCAACTTTTTCTCGGGCGCCATTTATATGACAGGCGTGTTTATCGCGCTGTTCCTGCTGGATACCCGTTTGGCGGCGATCTGCCTGTTCATCGTCCCGGTACTGGCCGTTTGGATATATGTGTACGGCCGGATTGCCAAAGGGTACAACCGCGTGATCCGCTCCAGCCTGAGCGAGATCAACGGCCGCATCAACGAGTCGATCCAGGGCATGAACGTGATCCGCGCCTTCCGCAAAGAGCAGGCGATGGAGCGGGAATTCGAAGCGTATAATACGCATAATTATGTGTACAAGAAAAAACTGCTGAGCTTAAACGCGCTCACCGGCCACAACTTGGTCAATGTCGTGCGCAATGCGGCGTACGTGGCGCTGATCTGGTTTTTCGGCGGAGGATCGCTGTCCGGGCCCGGCGCGTTCGTCACGCTGGGCGTGCTGTATGCCTTTGTCGATTACGTGAACCGGCTGTTTCAGCCGATCGTCAACATCGTGAATCAGCTGCCGAATCTGGAGACGGCGCTCGTGTCCGCGGAACGCGTATTCGTGCTGCTGGACGAAGCGGGCGAAGACGTATCCGACGAGACGATGCCGCGATATAAAGGAAACGTGGCGTTCGAGCAAGTCCGCTTCGGCTACAAGGAAGCGGAGACGGTGCTGAAGAATATTACGTTCGAAGCGCGGCAGGGCCAGACGGTCGCTTTGATCGGCCACACCGGTTCGGGAAAAAGCTCGATCATCAACCTCCTGTTCCGCTTCTACGACCCGGACAGCGGCCGCATCACGATCGACGGAGCCGATATCCGCTCGATTCCGCGCCAAACGATGCGGCGTCATATGGGGATTGTGCTCCAGGACCCGTTTCTGTTCACCGGCACGATCGCTTCCAATATTTCGATGGACGATCCGTCCATCACCCGGGAGCGGATCGAGCAAGCGCTGCGGGAGGTCGGCGGCGACCGGCTGCTCAAAAGTTTGCCGAAAGGCATCGACGAGCCGGTAATCGAGAAAGGCGGCACGCTGTCGGCCGGACAGCGACAGCTCATCTCGTTCGCGCGGGCGCTGGCGTTCGATCCCGCCATTCTCATTCTGGACGAAGCGACCTCCAACATCGATACCGAGACGGAATCGATCATTCAGGAGGCGCTCGACGTGGTGAAGCGGGGCCGGACGACGTTCGTCATCGCGCACCGCCTGTCGACGATCCGCAGCGCCGATCTTATTCTCGTGCTCGACCGGGGTGAGATCGTGGAACGCGGCAATCATGAGTCGTTATTGCGGCTGAAGGGTAAATATGAACAAATGTACCGGCTGCAAATGGGTGAACGGGCAGGCGAAGAGAGACAGCCGAATGTAGTCTGACGACATTGTAACCTTTTTGCAACCCTATGATATCCCGATTCGTTTATAGTAAGGCAAGAAGCCGCAAACGGCAGAAGAATCGAAGGGGATGTTTCGTATGAAAAGGTCGGCGCTGATCGTATCGATTGTAACCGGATGTTTGTTGTTCTTCATCGCGACGGCGTATGCGGTCGGCAAGAACGAATACACGCCCGTGCCCAAATCACCGGAGACGACGACGGTCTATATCGACCGGATCGACGCCAAAGGCGGGTCCGTCGTGCTGACGGTGGACGACATTCAGTGGTACGAAGGGAAAGCGGCCGACGAGCAGTTTCTGAAGCGCGAAAAGGATTCCGGTCTGGACGGCGCTCCGGACGGTTATTATATCGTTAACGACGACAAGACGACCCGCCGGCTGACGGTCGATCCGAATGCCGTCGTGCTGATGCAAATTTACGATCATACCGGCAATATCGACGATGTGACGACGAACTGGAACGAGAAGGTGTCGCTTTCCAAATTCGTTTCGATTTACCGCAATAACAAGCTGATCGACATGCGCGATTACCCGTTTCATGTGACGGTGGAGAACGGCAAAGTCGTGAAAATCGTTCAGCAGTATATCCCGTAAATCGGCACAACGCCGAAAAGCCTTCAAATTCGCCCAAGCGGGCGGAGTTTGAAGGCTTTTTCGTTATCACCGGACTTTTTTGCGGTCAGTCGAGCACGACGGCGTTCCCGATCCGCTTCATGGCGTCGTCCCCGATCAGGCCGAGCCGCCAAAGCGCGATCCCTTTCAGTCCGTAGCGCTTGGCCAGGCCGATTTTGGCGTCAACGGTCTGCGCGTTTTCGCTCCCCATGGAAATGCCGAGGACAAGCTTGTTTTTCGGAGCCTGCTGCAGCGCGAGCCGGATCGCTTCGTCGACACGGTTCAGCGGCTCCGGGCCTTTCTCGTATGAATACCCGTACGCCATAATAATCAGCTCGTCGGCATACCCGGCCAGCGTCTTGTAATCGTAGCCTTGATACGAGCCGTTGAGCGGATGGAGGGCGAGCGACAGCTTCAGCCCGGCCGCTTTCGCACGGCTGCCGACAAGCCGGACAAAGGCGTTATACGATTTTTGCACAGCCGTCTTGTCGCCCGTCAGCCCGAGTCCCTCGAAATCGAGCGTAATGCCGGCAAAACCGCTCTCTGCCGCCAGATTGACCATGTCCTGAACCGCCTGCTGCTGCAGGGAAGCGTCGCCTAGCAGCTTCGTCAGCTCGCCGCTTCCGTCCTTGGCGACGACCATCAGCTGCGGGGCGGTACCGCCTTTAGCGGCATCGGTCACGAGCGACTCCGGCGTCACGTCGCCGGCCGGCTGCGGCCAGTAATAGTCCTTGCCCTTGACGGTCAGCTTGCCGTCTCCGCCGATGCTCGCCCAGCCGAACGAAACGGAATCGAATCGGTCGATCAGCTCGTGTTCGTCGAAGGAAGCAAGCGCGTAAAAGGCCTCCGTGTACATCTCTGCCGCAGGTGATACAATAGAAACGGTACGCGCAGCGCCGTCCCAGGACGTTTTCGCCCCGAACTGGCTGCCGAAGAAGCTGAGCGGCACGAGAATCGACCCGCTTCGCGCCATCGGCGCGACGGGAAGCTGAACGCTTCGGCCGTCGACAAACGCGGTTTTGCTGTTTTGCTTCAGCAGGACCTGCTTTTTGCTGCCGCCGGACGTTTTGTCGGCGGTGATCGTATGCGTCTTATTGTCCCAGCTCACGCTGATCTGCAGCGCTTCGGCGATCGCCCGGAACGGAACCATCGTCGTGCCCCGCACGATTTCGGGTGAAACCGGAAACGGAAGCGGATAACCATCCAGCACAATCGTCGTTGCCGGCTGCGCGGCGCCTGCCGCTGCGGCCGCCTGCGAGCCGGCCAGCAGCATGACCATGGAGCAGCCGATCAGGGACAAGCGTTTCCCCAGATTCATTTGATCTCTCCTAATCTATGAAATTACTTCAATAGTATACCAGTTTCATAGAAGGCAAATAAAGAGGAGGCCTATCCGGATGAAACATCGGCCGATTGAATCAAAAGAAGGGCTGGCCATGGTGGAGCGGTTCGGGGCTTACTGCATGTCGCTGCCGGGGACGGAGGAGGAAATCGACGGTTTCGGGCACACTTCTTTTCGCGTCAAGGACAAGCCGTATGTTCGATTGGGCGAAGGAGGGGGCAGAGGACCGGGAATGACGATCCGGACACTTCCGGAAACGCAGGAAGTGCTGCTCCGGCAGCCTTATTACGAGAAGCCGATGTATATCGGCCGGCACGGCTGGGTATCGCTGCGCGCGAGCGATCCGGTCCCATGGGAGGAAATTCAAGGGCTTGTATGGGAAGCTTACTGCCGTACCGCTCCGAAGCGTTTATGGAAGGAACGGCATTAGCGAAGCGCGTTTGGCGGCTCTTGACCGCCCATGCTATAATGAAGGGTACTGCAAAACGCGAGGTGATTAACCGATGACCTACGAAATTCCGAAACGGATCCAGCGGCTCGGCGAGGATATACAGGAGAGCCAGCTGCGTTACCATAACCGGCGGGTGCTCGTATCGAAGGAGTTTACGTTCGACAGCGCCCATCACCTGCATTTATATGAAGGAAAATGCAAAAGCCTGCACGGCCATACGTACAAGCTTCAGACGATTTTATCGGGAGCCGCGGACCGACGGGGAATCGCGATCGATTTTGCCGATATGAAGCGGATCGCCAAGGAGCGGATCGTCGACAGGCTGGACCACCGGTATTTAAACGAGGCGCTTCCCCCAATGAATACGACGGCCGAAAATATGGTCGTCTGGATGTACGAGCAGCTTGACGGCGCGCTGCGCGAGGAAGGGTATTACCCGAATGTGCGCGTCGAGGAAATCCGGCTTTGGGAGACGCCGACCAGCTACGCGGCCGTCACCCGCGCAATGATGGAGGCGGATGAGGATGAAAGCTGAAGCGGCGCGGCGGGAACGCGATCTGCTCGAGAGCCGGCTGCCGATGGTGGAAATATTCGAGACCGTCGAGGGCGAGGGCACGCGCGCAGGGTTCCCGACCGTTTTTGTCCGGCTGTTCGGCTGCAATTTGCGCTGTGTCTGGTGCGATACGACGTACAGCTATCCGCCGGCGGAAGCGGAGTTCACGATGACGATCGGCGAGATCGTACGCCAGGTGGAGGAACGCTATCGCTCAGCGCACATATGCTTGACCGGAGGCGAGCCGCTGCTGTACGGCGAGCGGTCGGCGGCGCTGCTCGGCGCGCTTTGCGGGATCGAACGGATCCGCGACGTGCACGTGGAAACGAACGGCGCCGTCGATCTGCGGCCGTTTCTCGAAACGGTAAGCTCGCCGAAGGCACGGTACATCATGGATTACAAGCTGCCGGATTCCGGGGAAAACGATAACATGGCGCACGGCAACTTCGCCCTGCTGAGGCCGCAGGACGAAGTGAAATTCGTCATTGCGAGCGAGCGCGATTTCGACGCGGCGGTCGAGACGCTGCGCGCCTTCCCGACAAAGGCGCTGCCGCTGTTTAGCCCCGTGTGGGAAACGATGCCGCCCGCCCGGCTTGTCGAACGGATGCTTGCGGCAGGCTTGTCCGGCGTGAAGCTGAACATGCAGCTGCACAAAATCATTTGGGACCCGGCGAAACGGGGAGTTTAAGGAAGGACACAGCGGGGGAGAAGCGATGAAAAAAGCGGTCATTATTTTGAGCGGCGGGCTGGACAGCACAACCTGTATGGGCTTCGCCAAAGAAGCGGGGTACGAGCTGTACCCGATCACATTCGATTACGGGCAGCGCCACCGGATCGAGCTGGACCATGCGCGCAGCGTCGCGGAGCACTACGGCGTGGAGGACCGGTTCAAGCTCGTCAAGCTCGGCTTTTTGCGCGAATTCGGCGGCAGCGCGCTGACCGATGACACGATCGAGGTGCCCGTCGGAGGAACGGACCCGATTCAGGGAGAGCCGGGCGAAATCCCGGTGACCTATGTGCCGGGGCGCAACCTGATGTTTCTGTCGATTGCCGCGTCGTACGCGGAGGCGCTGGGAGCCGAAGCCGTCTATATCGGGGTGAATGCACTCGATTACAGCGGTTATCCGGACTGCCGGCCGGAGTTTATCGCGAAGGTGCAGGAAGTGATCGAATACGCGACGAAGGCCGGCGCGGAAGGCAGGCCGATCCGGATCGAAACGCCTCTGGTCCATTTGACGAAAGCGGAAATTATCCGCGAAGGCACGCGGATGGGCGTACCGTACCGGCTCACGACTTCCTGCTACAACGGCGAAGAGAAGGCATGCGGCGTATGCGACAGCTGCCGTCTGCGGCTGAAGGGCTTTGCCGAAGCGGGACTTGTGGATCCGATCCCTTACCAATCTTAAAATAAAGCCGCGCGGGCGGTTCCCTTAAAGCGGAATCGTTTGCGCGGCTTGTTGTTTTTGTGGGGCGGGTCCGGAGCTTGCGGCGCCTGCCTCGCGTTGGTATCGGGGCGGGAGGGGCCCCCTTATAGGTGCCCAAGCTGTCCGCCGGCGCGCCTGGTAGGGTTGCTTGCAGGAGCGCCCATGCGGGGACGGGAAGGTGTCCGCCGGTGAGCTTGACCATTGGCTGCGAGAGCGGAAGGGCTGCCTCGGATTTACACGTTCGCTTTGCGAGCCGTCTGTTTTTCCGCCTGCCGGGCGCGGCTGCGCGGAACGGACGGATGCAGGATGACCCGGTTTTTGCCGCTTGTCTTGGCGGCATACATCGATTCGTCCGCCTGCCGCACGACTTCCTCGACCGTGGCGCCTTCGGCGGATACGCTGACGCCGATGCTGACGGTGACCGCCGTTTCCTTCTCCACGCGGCGGCGGATCGTCTCGGCGATAAGGTCGGGCTTTACCCCGCCGGTCAACGCGACGAGCCCGAGCAGCTCCTCGCCGCCGAAGCGTCCGGCGGAGCCGATGCCCGCCGTCTCTTCCTTGACGATTTCGGCGACCCGTTTCAGCACGCCATCGGCTTTATGATGGCCCTGAACATCGTTTAACTGCTTGAAATTATCGATGTCGCAAAAGAGGATGGCGATTCGGTTCGTCTCGCGCAGCAGCTGTTCCGCCTTCCTCTGAAAATACCGGCGGGTGTATAAGCCGGTAAGTCCATCCGTAATTGACGAATGAAACGACATCAGCAGCCGTTCCAGCACCCAATCGAACAGGAGCAGGAACAGGAGCGTATAATAGACGACGGGGAACAGATGATTCAGCACGGCAAGCATCGGCACGCTGCCGTGAAACACATAACGGCCCGCAATGCCCGAAAGCTGGAAAACGAAATAGGCGATCAGACTTGTCGAGTAGACGAACCGCCGTTCGATGCCGCGCAAATTGAGCATGATGGCGAAATTCATGACGAGTCCGTAGAAATCGACCGCTAGGAGCGGCAGTCCTTCGGGTCCTGCAGGCCGGCTCAGTATGTCCGGCTCCCAGGCGAGCTGCGCTGCGGCGACGGCAGCCAGCCCGAATGCCATCAGCAGAAACGGCAGTCCTTTCAGCCGGATGGAAGGCTGCGTATATAATTTCATAAACACAAAGTTTATAATGATAAAAGAGAGCGGCCCGGCAAGCGTATAGCCAAGATGCAAATAAGGCAGGCGGGACAGCTCCGGCGAAGCCAGGCAAATATTGGCCGTTTGCTGGAGCAGGACGATCGGCAGCGCGATGACGAGCATCCGGTGCGTCCGGTTGCGCCGGTAGCTTTTATAGAGCCGGACGGCCATGAACAGCATGAGCACCACGATCGTCATCACGCAGGCGGAAGCGAAAATCTGCCCGTTTGAGCCGGATAACCATTTCATTATTGTCACGTTCCGTTACCACCCAGAAGATTATAGTAGACGCTTTGACAGAAACATATGTTCTAATATATCATGTTTTAGGCAAAGGGAAAAGCTTGCCAAGCGGCGCCATAGAGGGCTCCGAGCCTCGGCGAGCCGCGCCCGCTGGAAAGCGATCGAAACGCAGCGCAAGCGGGCGTCTCAAGAAAATGCCGGCTGGCTTATGAGTAAGCCAATTCCATACTTACGAAGAACGTGAAGCGATCGGAAGCGTAGCGAAGGCTCGCGTTACGGTATTGCCGGGCAAACGCTGAAATAGGTTAGGAAAAGGCGTTTTCTTCGAAAACGCGGAGCAACGCTTACGAAGTGGGCGTTTTCTCCGAAAACGCCGAGTAACGCTTACGAAGTGGGCGTTTTCTTCGAAAACGCCTTTAGGAGGGCACATATTGAACATCCTACAGGCTTTGTTTTTTCCGCCGGAACAGCCGGGAGGCGTTTCCTCCATGGTTCCCTATATCCAGGAACGGTTCAACAAAATGGGCTGGCAGATGGAATTGTTCTCGCTGCCCAAACGCATTCGTGGGAAAGGCCAGGAGGATATCGCGTTCGACACGTTCGATCCGGCTCCGTTCATAGGCAGTCTCATTGTCGATAAATATTTGCAGACATGCCGCGATTACGTCTGGTGGACGAAGCTGCGGATCAAGAAAAAGTATGACCTGATCCATGCCCACCATCCGATCGCGGCGCTCGTCATGAAGCGCGTGTTCCCGGAAACGCCGCTTTTGATGACCATCCATTCCAGCTACGAGCGCGAGCTTATTTTGAACGGTAAAATCGCCGAGGGCGGCGACGAGCACCGTTTTCTGACCTCGATTTACGGCGAGCTGGAGACGAAGGCCGACCGGCTGATGACCGTTTCGGAATCGTTTCGGAATTACCTGGCGCCGTATATAGAGCGGCCGGAAGCGGTCAAAGTCATTCCGAACGGCTTCGATGAACGCAGATTCAAGCCGATATCGCATGAAAACGCCGTTGTGCAGCTTATTACCGTCTGCCGGCTCGTCCCGGCAAAAGGGATGGATGTCCTGCTCCGCGCCTGCGCCGGGTTGAAGGAACGCGGCTACTCCTTCATGCTCCACATTATCGGAGACGGGCCGATTCGTACGGAGCTGGA
This genomic window from Paenibacillus humicola contains:
- a CDS encoding MmcQ/YjbR family DNA-binding protein → MKHRPIESKEGLAMVERFGAYCMSLPGTEEEIDGFGHTSFRVKDKPYVRLGEGGGRGPGMTIRTLPETQEVLLRQPYYEKPMYIGRHGWVSLRASDPVPWEEIQGLVWEAYCRTAPKRLWKERH
- a CDS encoding stalk domain-containing protein, translated to MNLGKRLSLIGCSMVMLLAGSQAAAAAGAAQPATTIVLDGYPLPFPVSPEIVRGTTMVPFRAIAEALQISVSWDNKTHTITADKTSGGSKKQVLLKQNSKTAFVDGRSVQLPVAPMARSGSILVPLSFFGSQFGAKTSWDGAARTVSIVSPAAEMYTEAFYALASFDEHELIDRFDSVSFGWASIGGDGKLTVKGKDYYWPQPAGDVTPESLVTDAAKGGTAPQLMVVAKDGSGELTKLLGDASLQQQAVQDMVNLAAESGFAGITLDFEGLGLTGDKTAVQKSYNAFVRLVGSRAKAAGLKLSLALHPLNGSYQGYDYKTLAGYADELIIMAYGYSYEKGPEPLNRVDEAIRLALQQAPKNKLVLGISMGSENAQTVDAKIGLAKRYGLKGIALWRLGLIGDDAMKRIGNAVVLD
- the queC gene encoding 7-cyano-7-deazaguanine synthase QueC, whose amino-acid sequence is MKKAVIILSGGLDSTTCMGFAKEAGYELYPITFDYGQRHRIELDHARSVAEHYGVEDRFKLVKLGFLREFGGSALTDDTIEVPVGGTDPIQGEPGEIPVTYVPGRNLMFLSIAASYAEALGAEAVYIGVNALDYSGYPDCRPEFIAKVQEVIEYATKAGAEGRPIRIETPLVHLTKAEIIREGTRMGVPYRLTTSCYNGEEKACGVCDSCRLRLKGFAEAGLVDPIPYQS
- a CDS encoding GGDEF domain-containing protein — its product is MKWLSGSNGQIFASACVMTIVVLMLFMAVRLYKSYRRNRTHRMLVIALPIVLLQQTANICLASPELSRLPYLHLGYTLAGPLSFIIINFVFMKLYTQPSIRLKGLPFLLMAFGLAAVAAAQLAWEPDILSRPAGPEGLPLLAVDFYGLVMNFAIMLNLRGIERRFVYSTSLIAYFVFQLSGIAGRYVFHGSVPMLAVLNHLFPVVYYTLLFLLLFDWVLERLLMSFHSSITDGLTGLYTRRYFQRKAEQLLRETNRIAILFCDIDNFKQLNDVQGHHKADGVLKRVAEIVKEETAGIGSAGRFGGEELLGLVALTGGVKPDLIAETIRRRVEKETAVTVSIGVSVSAEGATVEEVVRQADESMYAAKTSGKNRVILHPSVPRSRARQAEKQTARKANV
- a CDS encoding ABC transporter ATP-binding protein; amino-acid sequence: MLSVIGKLGWFFRLEKKRYTVALVLLTICGIIEVFPPMMVGRSIDSIQDGSLTWGGMTATLVQLVVLTAIVYIVCYIWMSQLFGGAFVMERMMRSRLMKHFLRMTPVFYEKNRTGDLMARATNDLQAVSVTAGFGILTVMDSTIWMATLLVTMIVFVSWKLTLVAILPLPVMAVLVGLYGKWIHRRFTEAQNAFGDMNDSVLETIAGTRVIRAYVQERAAERRFGEVTDGVLAKNIAVVRIDSLFEPTVKIFVGASYLIGLGYGAYLVYHNELTIGGLVSFNVYLGMLIWPMFAIGEMINIMQRGNASLDRVNATLAVKPDVPDPEQAARPASPGRIEFKDVTFRYPSSNVLNLQGVTLSIQPGWTLGIVGRTGSGKTTLIRQLLREYPPGQGTIEIGGVPIERIDMDVLKSWYGYVPQEQFLFSRTVKKNILFGRADAEEADLERAITASAFRKDLRFLPDGLSTLVGEKGVALSGGQKQRVSIARAFIADPEILMLDDAMSAVDARTEAEIIANVRAERAGKTTLIATHRLSGVQHADWIVVLDEGRIAEEGTHETLMKRGGWYKEQFDRQQLEEGAQLKGANSK
- a CDS encoding glycosyltransferase family 4 protein codes for the protein MNILQALFFPPEQPGGVSSMVPYIQERFNKMGWQMELFSLPKRIRGKGQEDIAFDTFDPAPFIGSLIVDKYLQTCRDYVWWTKLRIKKKYDLIHAHHPIAALVMKRVFPETPLLMTIHSSYERELILNGKIAEGGDEHRFLTSIYGELETKADRLMTVSESFRNYLAPYIERPEAVKVIPNGFDERRFKPISHENAVVQLITVCRLVPAKGMDVLLRACAGLKERGYSFMLHIIGDGPIRTELEQLAVELQLYDDIIFYGYMLHPEEFMPFFDVFVLPSRAEAFGSVFAEAALCWLALIGTNVGGIAEQIDDGVNGLLVPPDDPDALCAALEKVIADPDYRYNMARAAWAKAKKVYSLQRVISQLKQVYNETVPSPSE
- the queD gene encoding 6-carboxytetrahydropterin synthase QueD: MTYEIPKRIQRLGEDIQESQLRYHNRRVLVSKEFTFDSAHHLHLYEGKCKSLHGHTYKLQTILSGAADRRGIAIDFADMKRIAKERIVDRLDHRYLNEALPPMNTTAENMVVWMYEQLDGALREEGYYPNVRVEEIRLWETPTSYAAVTRAMMEADEDES
- a CDS encoding ABC transporter ATP-binding protein; this translates as METPELEALDLDIDQAAGSKGETVRRLLRYAGSVKLPLLLALLMLAIAVGTELAGPLVAKRLIDVHITGIEQPWYETADRGPYSAAYDGRFFKRADHFRSGEARGAEVRILQVGRGYYFIPSAIAFDGSRTAEANGTVRIAQGNRSESYRAQQLATAELFRFFRPELDGLLRLVWFYFGLLVLSAAFSYGQRYFLQASANRVIRNMRRDVFRHINRLPVRYFDNLPAGKVVSRITNDTEAIRELYVTVLANFFSGAIYMTGVFIALFLLDTRLAAICLFIVPVLAVWIYVYGRIAKGYNRVIRSSLSEINGRINESIQGMNVIRAFRKEQAMEREFEAYNTHNYVYKKKLLSLNALTGHNLVNVVRNAAYVALIWFFGGGSLSGPGAFVTLGVLYAFVDYVNRLFQPIVNIVNQLPNLETALVSAERVFVLLDEAGEDVSDETMPRYKGNVAFEQVRFGYKEAETVLKNITFEARQGQTVALIGHTGSGKSSIINLLFRFYDPDSGRITIDGADIRSIPRQTMRRHMGIVLQDPFLFTGTIASNISMDDPSITRERIEQALREVGGDRLLKSLPKGIDEPVIEKGGTLSAGQRQLISFARALAFDPAILILDEATSNIDTETESIIQEALDVVKRGRTTFVIAHRLSTIRSADLILVLDRGEIVERGNHESLLRLKGKYEQMYRLQMGERAGEERQPNVV
- a CDS encoding 7-carboxy-7-deazaguanine synthase QueE yields the protein MKAEAARRERDLLESRLPMVEIFETVEGEGTRAGFPTVFVRLFGCNLRCVWCDTTYSYPPAEAEFTMTIGEIVRQVEERYRSAHICLTGGEPLLYGERSAALLGALCGIERIRDVHVETNGAVDLRPFLETVSSPKARYIMDYKLPDSGENDNMAHGNFALLRPQDEVKFVIASERDFDAAVETLRAFPTKALPLFSPVWETMPPARLVERMLAAGLSGVKLNMQLHKIIWDPAKRGV